The Streptomyces phaeolivaceus genome has a window encoding:
- the ispG gene encoding flavodoxin-dependent (E)-4-hydroxy-3-methylbut-2-enyl-diphosphate synthase produces the protein MTAVSLGVPELPARPIAERRPSRRIQVGAVAVGGGAPVSVQSMTTTRTSDVGATLQQIAELTASGCQIVRVACPTQDDADALATIARKSQIPVIADIHFQPKYVFAAIEAGCAAVRVNPGNIKQFDDKVKEIARAAGDHGTPIRIGVNAGSLDRRLLQKYGKATPEALVESALWESSLFEEHDFRDIKISVKHNDPVVMIEAYRQLAAQCDYPLHLGVTEAGPAFQGTIKSAVAFGALLSEGIGDTIRVSLSAPPVEEIKVGIQILESLNLRQRRLEIVSCPSCGRAQVDVYRLADEVSAGLEGMEVPLRVAVMGCVVNGPGEAREADLGVASGNGKGQIFVKGEVIKTVPESKIVETLIDEAMKIAERMERDGVASGEPAVTVS, from the coding sequence ATGACCGCCGTGTCGCTGGGCGTCCCCGAGCTGCCCGCCCGACCGATCGCGGAACGCCGCCCCTCGCGGCGTATCCAGGTCGGCGCGGTGGCCGTGGGGGGCGGGGCCCCGGTGTCGGTGCAGTCGATGACGACGACCCGTACGTCGGACGTCGGCGCCACCTTGCAGCAGATCGCCGAACTCACCGCGTCCGGCTGTCAGATCGTCCGGGTCGCCTGCCCCACGCAGGACGACGCGGACGCCCTCGCCACCATCGCCCGCAAGTCGCAGATCCCGGTGATCGCGGACATCCACTTCCAGCCGAAGTACGTGTTCGCGGCGATCGAGGCCGGGTGCGCGGCGGTGCGGGTGAACCCGGGCAACATCAAGCAGTTCGACGACAAGGTCAAGGAGATCGCGCGGGCGGCCGGGGACCACGGGACGCCGATCCGGATCGGGGTCAACGCCGGGTCGCTCGATCGGCGGCTGCTCCAGAAGTACGGCAAGGCGACGCCCGAGGCCCTGGTGGAGTCCGCGCTGTGGGAGTCCTCGCTGTTCGAGGAGCACGACTTCCGGGACATCAAGATCTCGGTCAAGCACAACGACCCGGTCGTGATGATCGAGGCCTACCGGCAGTTGGCCGCCCAGTGCGACTACCCCTTGCATCTGGGCGTGACGGAGGCCGGTCCGGCGTTCCAGGGGACCATCAAGTCCGCCGTCGCCTTCGGGGCGCTGCTCAGCGAGGGGATCGGGGACACGATCCGGGTCTCGCTGAGCGCTCCGCCGGTGGAGGAGATCAAGGTCGGCATCCAGATCCTGGAGTCGCTGAACCTGCGGCAGCGGCGGCTGGAGATCGTCTCGTGCCCCTCGTGCGGGCGGGCGCAGGTCGATGTGTACCGGCTCGCGGACGAGGTCAGCGCCGGTCTCGAAGGCATGGAGGTGCCGTTGCGGGTGGCCGTCATGGGCTGCGTCGTCAACGGACCCGGGGAGGCGCGGGAGGCGGACCTGGGGGTCGCCTCCGGCAACGGCAAGGGGCAGATCTTCGTCAAGGGCGAGGTCATCAAGACCGTGCCCGAGTCGAAGATCGTGGAGACCCTCATCGACGAGGCGATGAAGATCGCCGAGCGGATGGAGCGGGACGGCGTCGCGTCGGGGGAGCCGGCGGTCACCGTGAGCTGA
- a CDS encoding tyrosine-protein phosphatase gives MTQQIPSTEPELTGVRNFRDVGGLPTVDGRRVRHGVLFRSGHLAHASDEDAAFLASLGLHTVFDFRNAADQKLEGPDVELPGVLNVNLPLSDPADGAEFWKMVRDGDLDQLRELLDDGKGAGRMIASYRRIIKDRTAEHSRVLHALAEDSVPALMHCAAGKDRAGLSVAVTLLALGVEREAIVADYLESNAKHRRYKVHRSSSAASAYSPEVMELLSPLFDARAEYIEAAFDTVDETWGDVDTYLEQGLKLTPETRERLRERLLD, from the coding sequence GTGACGCAGCAGATCCCGTCGACCGAGCCCGAGCTGACCGGAGTGCGCAATTTCCGGGACGTGGGCGGTCTGCCGACCGTGGACGGCCGCCGGGTGCGTCACGGAGTGCTGTTCCGCAGCGGCCACCTGGCGCACGCGAGCGACGAGGACGCCGCGTTCCTGGCCTCCCTCGGCCTGCACACGGTCTTCGACTTCCGCAACGCGGCGGACCAGAAGCTGGAGGGCCCGGACGTCGAGCTGCCCGGCGTGCTCAATGTGAACCTGCCGCTGAGCGACCCGGCGGACGGCGCCGAGTTCTGGAAGATGGTCCGCGACGGCGACCTGGACCAGCTGCGGGAGCTGCTGGACGACGGCAAGGGCGCCGGCCGGATGATCGCCTCCTACCGGCGGATCATCAAGGACCGCACGGCCGAGCACTCCCGGGTGCTGCACGCGCTGGCCGAGGACAGCGTGCCCGCGCTGATGCACTGCGCGGCGGGCAAGGACCGCGCGGGCCTCTCCGTCGCGGTCACCCTTCTCGCCCTGGGCGTGGAGCGCGAGGCCATCGTCGCCGACTATCTGGAGTCGAACGCCAAGCACCGCCGGTACAAGGTGCACCGCAGCAGTAGCGCCGCGAGCGCCTACTCCCCGGAGGTCATGGAGCTGCTGAGCCCGCTCTTCGACGCCCGCGCCGAGTACATCGAGGCGGCCTTCGACACGGTCGACGAGACCTGGGGCGATGTCGACACCTATCTGGAGCAGGGCCTGAAGCTCACCCCGGAGACCCGGGAGCGACTGCGCGAGCGCCTCCTCGACTAG
- a CDS encoding DUF6126 family protein — MTDLEEKFPRALWVRLIIYIAVGHVFAAFIYLLFELGAKQ; from the coding sequence ATGACCGACCTGGAAGAGAAGTTCCCCCGCGCCCTGTGGGTGCGGCTCATCATCTACATCGCGGTCGGCCATGTCTTCGCGGCCTTCATCTATCTGCTGTTCGAGCTGGGGGCCAAGCAGTAG
- a CDS encoding helix-turn-helix domain-containing protein, protein MSPSEGTHPSEPSEPSESSAHEALPSVAPQLRALRRRAALTLEAAARAAALSPAHLSRLETGQRQPSLPMLLALARIYGTTVSELLGETVAERDAVLRAPDMEPTRAGGWTYWQAGASGRGMQALRVHVPHGSQGDIVRVHPGEEWLYVLKGRLRLRLGDTAHLLAPGDSAHFDSLTPHRIAAADHDGADLLFVHTLLQSPTAALCLGPITPGETP, encoded by the coding sequence ATGAGCCCCTCCGAGGGTACGCACCCTTCCGAGCCTTCCGAGCCTTCCGAGTCGTCGGCGCACGAGGCGCTGCCCTCCGTCGCCCCGCAGTTGCGGGCCCTGCGGCGGCGGGCGGCACTCACCCTGGAGGCCGCGGCACGGGCCGCCGCTCTGTCGCCCGCCCATCTCTCCCGGCTGGAGACAGGGCAGCGCCAGCCCTCGCTGCCGATGCTGCTCGCGCTGGCCCGTATCTACGGGACGACCGTCTCGGAGTTGCTCGGTGAGACCGTCGCCGAGCGGGACGCCGTGTTGCGCGCGCCCGACATGGAGCCCACGCGGGCCGGCGGCTGGACCTACTGGCAGGCGGGCGCGTCCGGGCGAGGGATGCAGGCGCTGCGCGTCCATGTGCCGCACGGCTCGCAGGGCGACATCGTGCGGGTCCACCCCGGCGAGGAGTGGCTGTACGTCCTGAAGGGGCGGCTGCGACTGCGCCTCGGGGACACCGCGCATCTGCTCGCGCCCGGGGACAGCGCGCACTTCGACTCGCTGACCCCGCACCGCATCGCCGCCGCCGACCACGACGGCGCCGACCTCCTGTTCGTCCACACCCTGCTGCAGAGCCCGACCGCCGCGCTGTGCCTCGGGCCGATCACCCCCGGAGAGACCCCATGA
- a CDS encoding aspartate aminotransferase family protein, whose amino-acid sequence MTTVRPAAGGGEFDLGKLLAERGAERYELHARYLNHQLPRMLHTIGFDKVYERAEGAYFWDADGNDYLDMLAGFGVMGLGRHHPVVRKALHDVLDAQLADLTRFDCQPLPGLLAERLLAHSPHLDRVFFGNSGTEAVETALKFARYATGRPRVLYCDHAFHGLTTGSLSVNGEDGFRDGFAPLLPDTAVPLGDLDALARELKKGDVAALVVEPIQGKGVHEAPPGYLRAAQELLHRHKALLIVDEVQTGLGRTGDFYAYQHEDGVEPDLVCVAKALSGGYVPVGATLGKEWIFKKVYSSMDRVLVHSASFGSNAQAMAAGLAVLSVMENERIVAGARATGELLKSRLTALIDKYELLSDVRGRGLMIGIEFGRPKSLKLRGRWTMLQAARKGLFAQMVVVPLLQRHRILTQVSGDHLEVIKLIPPLVVGEREVDRFVAAFTEVMDDAHGGGGLMWDFGRTLVKQAVANR is encoded by the coding sequence ATGACCACTGTGCGACCCGCCGCCGGGGGCGGGGAGTTCGACCTCGGCAAGCTCCTCGCCGAGCGCGGCGCCGAGCGCTACGAACTCCACGCCCGGTACCTCAACCACCAACTCCCGCGCATGCTGCACACCATCGGCTTCGACAAGGTCTACGAGCGGGCCGAGGGCGCGTACTTCTGGGACGCGGACGGCAACGACTACCTGGACATGCTCGCCGGGTTCGGAGTGATGGGGCTCGGCCGCCACCACCCCGTGGTCCGCAAGGCGCTGCACGACGTGCTCGACGCTCAGCTCGCCGACCTGACCCGCTTCGACTGCCAGCCGCTGCCCGGACTGCTCGCCGAGAGGCTGCTCGCCCACAGTCCGCACCTGGACCGGGTGTTCTTCGGGAACAGCGGCACCGAGGCCGTCGAGACGGCGCTGAAGTTCGCCCGGTACGCCACCGGCAGACCGCGCGTCCTCTACTGCGACCACGCCTTCCACGGGCTCACCACCGGCTCGCTCTCGGTCAACGGCGAGGACGGCTTCCGGGACGGCTTCGCCCCGCTGCTGCCCGACACGGCCGTACCGCTCGGCGATCTCGACGCCCTGGCACGGGAGTTGAAGAAGGGGGACGTCGCCGCGCTCGTCGTCGAGCCCATCCAGGGCAAGGGCGTGCACGAGGCGCCGCCCGGCTATCTGCGCGCCGCCCAGGAGCTGCTGCACCGGCACAAGGCGCTGCTGATCGTCGACGAGGTGCAGACCGGGCTCGGACGGACCGGCGACTTCTACGCCTACCAGCACGAGGACGGCGTGGAGCCGGACCTCGTCTGTGTGGCGAAGGCGCTCTCCGGCGGCTATGTCCCGGTCGGCGCGACCCTCGGCAAGGAGTGGATCTTCAAGAAGGTCTACTCGTCGATGGACCGCGTCCTCGTCCACTCGGCGAGTTTCGGCTCCAACGCCCAGGCCATGGCCGCCGGGCTCGCCGTCCTGTCGGTCATGGAGAACGAGCGGATCGTGGCCGGGGCGCGGGCCACGGGGGAGTTGCTGAAGTCGCGCCTCACGGCACTGATCGACAAGTACGAGCTGCTCAGTGACGTACGCGGCCGGGGGCTGATGATCGGCATCGAGTTCGGCCGGCCCAAGTCGCTGAAGCTGCGCGGCCGTTGGACCATGCTCCAGGCGGCCCGCAAGGGACTCTTCGCGCAGATGGTCGTCGTCCCGCTGCTGCAACGCCACCGCATCCTCACCCAGGTCTCCGGCGATCATCTGGAGGTCATCAAGCTGATTCCGCCGCTGGTCGTCGGGGAACGGGAGGTCGACCGGTTCGTGGCGGCCTTCACCGAGGTGATGGATGACGCGCACGGCGGGGGCGGACTGATGTGGGACTTCGGGAGGACGCTGGTGAAACAGGCGGTCGCCAACCGCTAG
- the dxs gene encoding 1-deoxy-D-xylulose-5-phosphate synthase, with product MTILESIRQPRDLKALTEAELGELAEEIREFLVHAVARTGGHLGPNLGVVELTVALHRVFESPVDRIVWDTGHQSYVHKLLTGRQDFSKLRGKGGLSGYPSREESAHDIVENSHASTALGWADGLAKARQVQGEKGHVVAVIGDGALTGGMAWEALNNIAAAKDRPLIIVVNDNERSYSPTIGGLANHLATLRTTDGYEQFLAWGKDVLLRTPIVGKEVYEALHGAKKGFKDAFAPQGMFEDLGLKYVGPIDGHDTKAVESALRRAKCFHGPVLVHCLTQKGRGYEPALANEEDHFHTVGVMDPLTCEPLTPAGGPSWTSVFGDEIVRIGDEREDVVAITAAMLHPVGLGRFAEKFPDRVWDVGIAEQHAAVSAAGLATGGLHPVVAVYATFLNRAFDQLLMDVALHRCGVTFVLDRAGVTGVDGASHNGMWDLSVLQVVPGLRIAAPRDAEQLRTQLREAVAVDDAPTLIRFPKESVGPEIPAVDRVGGMDVLHRSPTAGSSTGSSVSSGGPAVLLVAVGVMASVCLQAAELLESRGIGCTVVDPRWVKPVDPALPWLAADHRLVAVVEDNSRAAGVGSAVALALGDAEVDVPVRRFGIPEQFLAHAKRGEVLADIGLTPVEIAGRISASLTARDDFAKGDVKGDLSEAEPAKEKPE from the coding sequence GTGACGATTCTGGAGAGCATCCGGCAACCGCGCGACCTGAAGGCGCTGACCGAGGCGGAACTCGGTGAACTGGCCGAAGAAATCCGGGAGTTCCTGGTGCACGCGGTCGCCAGGACCGGTGGTCACCTGGGGCCCAACCTGGGGGTGGTGGAACTCACTGTCGCGCTCCACCGGGTCTTCGAGTCACCCGTCGACCGCATCGTCTGGGACACCGGTCACCAGAGCTATGTGCACAAGCTGCTGACCGGGCGTCAGGACTTCTCCAAACTGCGCGGCAAGGGCGGTCTGTCCGGCTACCCCTCGCGCGAGGAGTCCGCGCACGACATCGTCGAGAACAGCCACGCCTCCACCGCACTCGGCTGGGCGGACGGCCTCGCCAAGGCCCGCCAGGTGCAGGGGGAGAAGGGCCATGTCGTCGCGGTCATCGGCGACGGCGCCCTGACCGGCGGCATGGCCTGGGAGGCCCTCAACAACATCGCCGCAGCCAAGGACCGGCCGCTGATCATCGTCGTCAACGACAACGAGCGCTCCTACTCCCCGACCATCGGCGGCCTCGCCAACCACCTCGCGACCCTGCGCACCACCGACGGCTACGAGCAGTTCCTCGCCTGGGGCAAGGACGTCCTGCTGCGCACCCCGATCGTCGGCAAGGAGGTCTACGAGGCACTGCACGGCGCGAAGAAGGGCTTCAAGGACGCCTTCGCACCCCAGGGCATGTTCGAGGACCTGGGGCTGAAGTACGTCGGCCCGATCGACGGACACGACACCAAGGCGGTCGAGTCGGCGCTGCGCCGCGCCAAGTGCTTCCACGGGCCCGTCCTCGTGCACTGTCTGACGCAGAAGGGGCGGGGCTACGAGCCCGCGCTCGCCAACGAGGAGGACCACTTCCACACGGTCGGGGTGATGGACCCGCTGACCTGCGAGCCGCTCACCCCGGCCGGCGGACCGTCCTGGACGTCGGTGTTCGGCGACGAGATCGTCCGGATCGGCGACGAGCGCGAGGACGTCGTCGCCATCACGGCGGCCATGCTGCACCCGGTGGGGCTCGGCCGGTTCGCGGAGAAGTTCCCCGACCGGGTGTGGGACGTCGGTATCGCCGAGCAGCACGCGGCGGTCTCGGCGGCGGGGCTCGCCACGGGCGGGCTGCACCCGGTGGTGGCCGTCTACGCGACCTTCCTCAACCGGGCCTTCGACCAGCTGCTGATGGACGTCGCGCTGCACCGGTGCGGGGTCACCTTCGTCCTCGACCGCGCGGGCGTGACCGGCGTCGACGGCGCCTCGCACAACGGCATGTGGGACCTGTCCGTCCTCCAGGTCGTACCGGGGCTGCGGATCGCCGCGCCGCGCGACGCCGAACAGCTGCGGACCCAGCTGCGGGAGGCGGTCGCCGTGGACGACGCCCCGACGCTGATCCGGTTCCCGAAGGAGTCGGTGGGCCCGGAGATCCCGGCCGTGGACCGGGTGGGCGGCATGGACGTCCTGCACCGGTCCCCGACTGCGGGGTCTTCGACGGGGTCCTCGGTGTCTTCGGGCGGCCCGGCGGTGCTGCTGGTCGCCGTCGGTGTGATGGCGTCCGTGTGCCTCCAGGCCGCCGAGCTGCTGGAGAGCCGGGGCATCGGCTGCACCGTCGTCGACCCGCGCTGGGTCAAGCCGGTCGATCCGGCGCTGCCGTGGCTGGCCGCCGACCACCGGCTGGTGGCCGTCGTGGAGGACAACAGCCGGGCGGCCGGGGTCGGTTCGGCGGTCGCCCTGGCCCTCGGGGACGCCGAGGTCGACGTCCCCGTACGGCGGTTCGGGATCCCGGAGCAGTTCCTCGCGCACGCCAAGCGCGGGGAGGTGCTGGCGGACATAGGTCTGACGCCGGTCGAGATCGCCGGGCGGATCAGCGCCTCTCTGACCGCCCGGGACGACTTCGCGAAGGGCGACGTGAAGGGGGACCTGTCCGAGGCCGAGCCCGCCAAGGAGAAACCGGAATGA
- a CDS encoding alpha-galactosidase, with protein MLEIGADGRTWLLTGPRSSYALRLTENDELLHLHWGPRIALADAEELSARQQLPYWPFEAPVDGHEEYPVEGGPRFTRPALSVRTDERRGTEWSFAGAEADGDELRLRFGDDGLAITLHYRMRDDVVERWVTLANEGPAVELLRADSATWTLPPRAEESWHLSQLHGRWAAESRLVRGDLTYGEKVIGSRRGHTGHQHLPWVALDTDATEERGEVYGCALGWSGSWRIAVAQLPDARVQITGGAGYDESGLLRLETGETFTTPVFAGLWSDGGFGGASRAWHAYQRTYVIPDADQDRPVLFNSWEATEFDISEDQQGTLARAAAAIGVELFVVDDGWFGARTSDRAGLGDWAPNPDRFPKGLKPLADYVHALGMRFGIWVEPEMVNPDSELYRAHPEWAQFQPGRKRTELRNQLVLNLAREDVQEYLWERLDALLSSAPIDYVKWDFNRCFTDAGWPGEPYPQKLWVEHVRAFYALLDRLRAAHPGVAFESCSGGGGRIDLGVMARTDQVWTSDNTDPLDRLAIQHGFSQIHPARTMAAWVTDSPNNQLNGRVSSLRFRFVSAMAGVLGVGGDLTEWTEEELAEARGWIERYKEIRPVVQRGDLYRLRPPTGGLSAVQYVHGDEVVVLAWLQAQHYGEPPAPLRLRGLDPAGTYECRETGEVHRGAVLLHHGMRTGLRGDFDAAVIRLCRT; from the coding sequence ATGTTGGAAATCGGCGCCGACGGCCGGACCTGGCTTCTCACGGGGCCCAGGAGCAGCTATGCCCTGCGGCTCACGGAGAACGACGAGCTGCTGCATCTGCACTGGGGTCCCAGAATCGCGCTCGCCGACGCGGAGGAGCTGTCCGCCCGGCAGCAGCTGCCGTACTGGCCGTTCGAGGCGCCGGTCGACGGACACGAGGAGTACCCCGTCGAGGGCGGCCCCCGCTTCACCCGCCCCGCGCTCTCCGTGCGCACGGACGAGCGGCGCGGCACCGAGTGGTCCTTCGCGGGGGCGGAGGCCGACGGCGACGAGCTGCGGCTGCGGTTCGGCGACGACGGACTCGCGATCACCCTGCATTACCGGATGCGCGACGACGTGGTCGAGCGCTGGGTGACCCTCGCCAACGAGGGCCCGGCGGTGGAGCTGCTGCGCGCCGACTCGGCGACCTGGACACTGCCGCCGCGCGCGGAGGAGTCCTGGCACCTCTCGCAGCTGCACGGCAGGTGGGCGGCCGAGTCCCGGCTCGTGCGCGGCGACCTCACCTACGGCGAGAAAGTCATCGGCAGCCGGCGCGGCCACACCGGGCACCAGCATCTGCCCTGGGTCGCCCTCGACACCGACGCCACCGAGGAGCGCGGCGAGGTCTACGGCTGCGCGCTGGGCTGGTCGGGGTCCTGGCGCATCGCGGTCGCCCAACTCCCGGACGCGCGCGTGCAGATCACCGGCGGCGCCGGCTACGACGAGTCCGGGCTGCTGCGGCTGGAGACGGGGGAGACGTTCACCACGCCCGTCTTCGCCGGCCTGTGGAGCGACGGCGGCTTCGGCGGGGCCAGCCGCGCCTGGCACGCCTACCAGCGGACGTACGTCATCCCGGACGCGGACCAGGACCGGCCGGTGCTCTTCAACTCCTGGGAGGCCACCGAGTTCGACATCTCCGAGGATCAGCAGGGGACGCTGGCGCGGGCGGCGGCGGCCATCGGGGTCGAGCTGTTCGTGGTGGACGACGGCTGGTTCGGGGCGCGTACGAGCGACCGGGCCGGGCTCGGCGACTGGGCGCCCAATCCGGACCGATTCCCGAAGGGGCTCAAGCCGCTCGCCGACTATGTGCACGCCCTCGGGATGCGGTTCGGCATCTGGGTCGAGCCGGAAATGGTCAACCCGGACAGTGAGCTGTACCGGGCGCACCCCGAATGGGCACAGTTCCAACCGGGACGAAAGCGGACGGAGCTGCGCAATCAGCTCGTTCTCAATCTCGCCCGCGAGGACGTTCAGGAATACCTCTGGGAGCGGTTGGACGCGCTTCTCTCCAGCGCGCCGATCGACTATGTGAAGTGGGACTTCAACCGTTGCTTCACCGATGCGGGCTGGCCCGGCGAGCCCTATCCGCAGAAGCTCTGGGTCGAGCATGTGCGCGCCTTCTACGCCCTGCTGGACCGGCTGCGGGCCGCGCATCCGGGGGTGGCGTTCGAGTCGTGCTCGGGCGGCGGCGGCCGGATCGATCTCGGGGTGATGGCGCGGACGGACCAGGTGTGGACGTCCGACAACACCGACCCGCTCGACCGGCTCGCCATCCAGCACGGCTTCAGCCAGATCCATCCGGCCCGGACCATGGCCGCCTGGGTCACCGACAGCCCGAACAACCAGCTCAACGGCCGGGTCAGCTCGCTGCGGTTCCGGTTCGTCAGCGCGATGGCAGGGGTGCTCGGCGTCGGCGGCGACCTCACCGAGTGGACCGAGGAGGAGCTGGCCGAGGCGCGCGGCTGGATCGAGCGGTACAAGGAGATCCGGCCGGTCGTGCAGCGCGGTGATCTCTACCGGCTGCGGCCCCCGACCGGCGGGCTGAGCGCCGTGCAGTACGTCCACGGCGACGAGGTGGTCGTCCTCGCCTGGCTCCAGGCCCAGCACTACGGCGAGCCGCCCGCCCCGCTCCGGCTGCGTGGACTCGACCCGGCGGGGACGTATGAATGCCGCGAAACGGGCGAAGTGCACCGGGGGGCGGTGCTGTTGCATCACGGGATGCGGACGGGGCTGCGCGGTGACTTCGATGCGGCAGTTATCCGCCTGTGTCGCACTTGA
- the hpnH gene encoding adenosyl-hopene transferase HpnH encodes MAMPLRQSIKVATYLAEQKLRKRDKFPLIVELEPLYACNLKCEGCGKIQHPAGVLKQRMPVAQAVGAVLESGAPMVSIAGGEPLMHPQIDEIVRQLVAKRKYVFLCTNALLMRKKMEKFKPSPYFAFAVHIDGLRERHDESVAKEGVFDEAVAAIKEAKKRGFRVTTNSTFFNTDTPQTIIEVLNFLNDDLQVDEMMISPAYAYEKAPDQEHFLGVEQTRELFKKAFSGGNRRRWRLNHSPLFLDFLEGKVDFPCTAWAIPNYSLFGWQRPCYLMSDGYVTTYRELIEDTDWNAYGRGKDPRCANCMAHCGYEPTAVLATMGSLKESLRALRETVSGNHVNHGNQG; translated from the coding sequence ATGGCCATGCCGCTCCGCCAGTCCATCAAGGTGGCGACCTATCTCGCCGAACAGAAGCTCCGCAAGCGCGACAAGTTCCCGCTGATCGTCGAGCTGGAACCGCTCTACGCCTGCAATCTGAAGTGCGAGGGCTGCGGCAAGATCCAGCACCCGGCGGGTGTGCTCAAGCAGCGCATGCCGGTGGCGCAGGCCGTGGGCGCCGTCCTGGAGTCCGGTGCGCCGATGGTGTCCATCGCCGGCGGCGAGCCCCTGATGCACCCTCAGATCGACGAGATCGTCCGGCAGTTGGTGGCGAAGCGGAAGTATGTCTTCCTGTGCACCAACGCCCTGCTGATGCGCAAGAAGATGGAGAAGTTCAAGCCCTCGCCGTACTTCGCGTTCGCCGTGCACATCGACGGGCTGCGGGAGCGGCACGACGAGTCCGTGGCGAAGGAAGGGGTGTTCGACGAGGCCGTGGCCGCCATCAAGGAGGCCAAGAAGCGCGGCTTCCGGGTGACCACCAACTCGACCTTCTTCAACACCGACACCCCGCAGACCATCATCGAGGTCCTCAACTTCCTCAATGACGACCTCCAGGTCGACGAGATGATGATCTCGCCCGCCTACGCCTACGAGAAGGCCCCCGACCAGGAGCACTTCCTCGGCGTCGAGCAGACCCGCGAACTGTTCAAGAAGGCCTTCTCCGGCGGCAACCGGCGGCGCTGGCGCCTCAACCACTCGCCGCTGTTCCTCGACTTCCTGGAAGGCAAGGTCGACTTCCCCTGCACGGCGTGGGCGATCCCCAACTACTCGCTCTTCGGCTGGCAGCGGCCCTGCTACCTGATGAGCGACGGGTACGTCACCACGTACCGGGAGCTGATCGAGGACACCGACTGGAACGCCTACGGACGGGGCAAGGACCCGCGCTGCGCCAACTGCATGGCGCACTGCGGTTACGAGCCGACCGCCGTCCTCGCCACCATGGGATCGTTGAAGGAGTCCCTGCGCGCCCTGCGCGAGACCGTCTCCGGGAACCACGTGAACCACGGGAACCAGGGGTGA